TGACGCCGTCGACGATGTCGCCGTCGTTGAAGTACTTGATCGTCTCGTCGATCGCGGCGAGGAAGGCTTCCTCGGAACCGATGTCGTTGACCGCGACCTGCGTCGTGGCGGCCGCGGTGTTCTCGGTGCTGCTCGTCATGTGGGATTGGGCTCCGGTACGGGCAAGTTGAGTCGTCGTCACTCCACGCCGAGAGCCCTGTGATCGCACCGCCGAAGCCGGACAGCCTAAGAGGCGCTTTCCCGACTCCACTCGGAAGTCCGGCAGCGCCTCGTGAACCGAGGGGACATACAACAGATGCGAGCGCGGCCTGCTCCGTCCGAGGCGCGCAGGCCCGCAGCGCAACTTGTAGCATACGGGGGCAGCCGGGCATGGTCAATGCGCGAAGAGTGCACCTGGGGCATGCCGCCCTATACCCGGCAGTAGTGGCGCTCCGTCACTCTCGCGCGTGGCAGGAAGGTACGACGACGGTCCGGCCGATGATCCACGAGTACGAAAACGGTACGGACGGTGCCGGCGGTGCCGCTGACGCGGATGTTCCGGCAGAGGCTACCCGACGGCCCGTCCCCGCGCGGGAAACCCGGCAAGCGAGCCGTGGTTGGTGGGACCGCAACGCCGACGACTACCAGCGCGAGCACGGCGGCTTCCTCGGCGGCGCGGACGGCGCCCGTTTCATCTGGGGCCCCGAAGGGCTGGACGAGGCCGAGGCCCGGCTGCTCGGTCCCGCGGACTCGCTGACCGGACAGGCGGTGCTGGAGGTGGGCGCGGGCGCCGCGCAGTGCTCGCGCTGGCTCGCCGAGCAGGGGGCGCGGCCCGTAGCACTCGACCTCTCGCACCGTCAGTTGCAGCACGCGCGCCGCCTGGCCCTCGAAGCGCCGGAAGGGGCTGCGCCGTTCCCGCTGCTCCAGGCGGACGCGACGGCGCTGCCGTTCCGCGACGGGGCATTCGACCTGGCGTGCTCCGCGTACGGCGCCGTGCCGTTCGTCGCCGCACCGGTCGCGGTGATGCGGGAGGTCAGGCGGGTGCTGCGGCCCGGCGGGCGGTGGGTCTTCTCGGTCACCCACCCCGTGCGATGGGCGTTCCCGGACGAACCGGGGCCCGAGGGGCTCTCCGTCGCCGCCTCGTACTTCGACCGCACGCCGTACGTCGAGCAGGACGACGAGGGGCGCGCGCTGTACGTCGAGCACCACCGGACGCTCGGCGACCGGGTGCGCGACGTGGTCGCGGGCGGGTTCCGGCTGCTGGACCTGGTGGAGCCCGAGTGGCCGCAGTGGCACGACCAGGAGTGGGGCGGCTGGTCGCCGCTGCGCGGGCACCTCATCCCCGGCACGGCGATCTTCGTCTGCGAAGCGGCCTGAACCCGCGGCGGGCAGAGACCCCGCGGCCGCCGGGGCACGGTCCGTAGCACACTGGCGTCCGTGGCCCTCCGCTCCGACGCACTCGACGCCCTGCCCGTACGGCACGCGCTGCCCGCCCTGCGCGCGGCCCTCGAAGAACCCGGCGTCGCCGTACTCGGGGCACCGCCCGGCACCGGCAAGACCACGCTCGTACCACTGGCCCTCGCCGGACTCGTCCCCGGCGCCGGCGACCCGCCGCGCCGGGTGCTCGTCGCCGAACCCCGGCGCATGGCGGCGCGGGCCGCCGCCCGCCGCATGGCGTGGCTGCTCGGCGAGGAGACCGGCGACCGGGTCGGGTTCACCGTCCGCGGCGAGCGCCGCGCCGGGCCCCGCACCCGGGTCGAGGTCGTCACCACCGGCGTCCTCCTGCAACGCCTCCAGCGCGACCCCGAGTTGGCCGGCGTGGACGCCGTACTCCTCGACGAGTGCCACGAACGGCACCTCGACGCCGACACCGCGCTCGCCTTCCTCGTCGACGTACGCGCCACCCTCCGCCCCGAACTGCGGCTCGTCGCCGCCTCCGCCACCTCCGACACCGCCGCCTGGGCCCGCCTCCTCACCGCGCCCGACACCGCCGCGCCCGCCCCCGTCGTACGCGGGGAGGGCACGATGCACGCCGTCGCGATCGGCTACCGCCCCCCGCCCGCCGGCGTACGCCCCGCCCACGGCACCCGCGTCGACCCGGCGCTGCTGGCCCACATCGCCGACGTCGTACGCGAAGGGCTGCGCCGGCCGGACGGCGACGTGCTCTGCTTCCTGCCGGGCGTCGGCGAGATCGCCCGGGTCGCCGGCCTGCTGACGGACACGGCCGCAGACGTCCTGCAGCTGCACGGGCAGGCACCTGCCGAGGTGCAGAACGCCGTACTGCGCGGCAGCGCCCCCGGCGAACGGCGCGTGATCCTCTCGACCGCGGTGGCCGAATCCAGCCTGACCGTG
The Streptomyces sp. CNQ-509 DNA segment above includes these coding regions:
- a CDS encoding class I SAM-dependent methyltransferase — protein: MIHEYENGTDGAGGAADADVPAEATRRPVPARETRQASRGWWDRNADDYQREHGGFLGGADGARFIWGPEGLDEAEARLLGPADSLTGQAVLEVGAGAAQCSRWLAEQGARPVALDLSHRQLQHARRLALEAPEGAAPFPLLQADATALPFRDGAFDLACSAYGAVPFVAAPVAVMREVRRVLRPGGRWVFSVTHPVRWAFPDEPGPEGLSVAASYFDRTPYVEQDDEGRALYVEHHRTLGDRVRDVVAGGFRLLDLVEPEWPQWHDQEWGGWSPLRGHLIPGTAIFVCEAA